A DNA window from Daucus carota subsp. sativus chromosome 3, DH1 v3.0, whole genome shotgun sequence contains the following coding sequences:
- the LOC108213802 gene encoding cyclin-D5-1, whose amino-acid sequence MAGSHAIPFTLDQANSLDDEKGEQQKDMDMFFRNPCDEDDDEYIQLLLHRELSSQSSLVITTGDWIAGARSDSIKWIFNAITLMGFQLHTAYLSVTYFDKFLSLRMIDDEKYWAVRLLSVACLSIAAKMEECNVPLLADFPMEDYNFESKTIQRMEFLVLNTLEWQVNFITPFRYLHYFISKFRHKNEPRNVVPIHLIFAVVKDVNLMNQRSSVIAAAATLLALDENLTRQGLETNINSFADGILNIEDVYRCYKRMQELSADETNLVLDNPASTPIRLIEPNAYENSLVTPVMNTRRKRLEFSECDQD is encoded by the exons ATGGCGGGTTCGCATGCTATTCCTTTTACTCTTGATCAAGCCAACAGTTTAGATGATGAAAAAGGTGAACAACAGAAAGACATGGATATGTTTTTTAGAAACCCatgtgatgaagatgatgatgaatatattcAACTATTGTTACATCGAGAACTCAGTAGCCAATCTTCTTTGGTGATTACTACTGGTGACTGGATTGCGGGTGCTCGTTCGGATTCGATCAAATGGATCTTCAAT GCAATAACATTGATGGGGTTTCAACTTCACACAGCATATTTATCGGTGacttattttgataaatttctttCCCTGAGAATGATAGAT GATGAGAAGTACTGGGCTGTAAGATTATTATCAGTGGCTTGTTTATCTATCGCGGCAAAGATGGAGGAATGCAATGTTCCTTTGCTCGCGGATTTTCCAATGGAAGATTATAATTTTGAGAGCAAAACGATACAGAGGATGGAGTTTCTGGTATTGAATACATTGGAATGGCAAGTGAATTTTATCACTCCTTTTCGCTATCTTCATTATTTCATTTCTAAATTTCGGCACAAGAATGAACCAAGAAATGTGGTGCCAATACATCTCATATTTGCAGTAGTTAAAG ATGTGAATTTAATGAATCAGAGATCATCTGTCATAGCTGCAGCAGCCACATTGTTGGCACTCGACGAAAATCTCACAAGGCAGGGCCTAGAAACTAATATTAATTCTTTTGCTGATGGGATTCTCAATATT GAGGATGTGTATCGTTGTTATAAGCGAATGCAGGAACTTAGTGCGGATGAAACTAACTTAGTCCTGGACAATCCTGCTTCAACACCGATTCGACTGATAGAGCCTAATGCTTATGAAAATTCTTTGGTTACTCCTGTTATGAACACCAGACGTAAGAGACTTGAGTTCAGCGAGTGTGATCAAGATTAA
- the LOC108214531 gene encoding uncharacterized protein LOC108214531, which produces MVSADQPLKKRKLYESHNSPPQSLSDDEIQRRRRNQEEIRNVYEHYKLLKQCISNKNPNFMPKLEESYLALLTASRGCTSVQRIVAEFIPRYASFCPTALEAATKAVINIHNCSLAVINRGEDGDGVACRTATLCISGLVEICQAAQSEAPTSSVIQRICSSVFIDVLSFFVSTFNGIDLFHIVDKGVLKMQDSTSLFSDFKQKISAEDDNEVAKLSKLRALSLIWILFCCPKNALAASFELCDSVATEELHNHGLYFLRQITSEFEPNDVANHVDSKKGGIVLSTDSDNPMHETEEITHHGLVSHDNHKSDGPPLILKKCLLGLVVSKNLPLRKWMFLRYKKFCTSASSQVASKITSLLEEVFQSFAEQVKAADDQLNSIEDNSIASKNFSAQYLGLKRQNSEICRRDGPYVNNLTEKLLDQKLTDSRPLISPETPMRVTVGSNVDVGGPRSMDFDTSDAGEVLRPRSSTPRDLLNNQMHSPIRRKSFDMRSNSFEGSIGHLQLPFDSPQPHMPLPSPSTSHGSWFSDGDPAAMDIFSASRRLWLGSLGPDASEALVRFQFEKFGPTEQFLYHPYKGFASVEYKNLMDAVRARGYMRGCAPWGAPLHVKFLDIGLGTRGAINGVAIGSCCHVYVGNVPTQWAKDEILHEIKKVVYKGPLMLTDLRSEMAVLMEFGNPEEAANVMAHLRQWRKESCKYLLPSNVGPANARMHLESSRHGPITPAYFRSKSGNSFTESPHAQTVLESPSESYRTKMSSLSTLLASLRAKYNIASNGNYCESYNNGNYQAASVREDGLPTNTLWISLPKSNSSGVTDDEVMIICNLALSGVGSVVSITRAYMPTGLGWYVECSSIDAASTVLKILRASQGIFFQVEFSYPGKHHGTSLQVKQDSCNSDSPRGSRGGLVANEQMWTYNNPKTEIYPAQGTHSFMTTASQGPPLPPQPNYASSSMRPYFPLSNCWEARSLSNPHPPNPASVGLVPTIIHTPVVPPPFLPPSVTPLTQMPGSSVQQFDQTFFRPAVPPPLINVPPQPELAPPLPPPPSSPPPLPQSLPPVVPPPPSSPPPLPPREYSNVVSSGPCIAHSWQGTLSKSGVHYCTVNAQRLHSDMCKYSNASSEPAEWPAKLDMTKRTDFRHVKTTFSSTPAHKREVCQLLPSAAGDYKGFQDFISYLKQRECAGVIKIPAARPMWARLLFILPYSPEVVSMLSISPTSTDCLVALVLPKETNFEWV; this is translated from the exons ATGGTTTCCGCAGACCAGCCACTGAAGAAACGAAAGCTCTACGAGAGCCACAATTCGCCGCCTCAAAGTCTCTCCGACGATGAAATACAGCGCCGGCGACGGAACCAAGAGGAGATTCGCAACGTTTATGAACATTATAAGCTCTTGAAACAATGTATTTCGAacaaaaaccctaattttatGCCCAAATTGGAAGAATCCTATCTCGCTCTCCTCACCGCTTCTcgag GATGTACAAGTGTACAACGTATTGTTGCAGAGTTTATTCCTAGATATGCATCATTTTGTCCGACTGCTCTAGAAGCTGCTACCAAGGCTGTCATCAATATACATAATTGCAGCTTAGCTGTGATAAATAGAGGAGAAGATGGTGATGGGGTTGCATGTAGGACTGCCACTCTCTGCATTTCTGGTCTAGTGGAGATCTGCCAAGCTGCACAGTCAGAGGCACCAACGTCGTCTGTCATTCAGCGCATCTGTTCTAGTGTTTTCATTGATGTGCTCAGCTTCTTTGTTTCCACTTTTAATGGAATTGATCTCTTTCATATTGTTGATAAAGGTGTGCTTAAGATGCAAGATTCTACATCATTATTTTCTGATTTCAAGCAAAAAATTTCAGCTGAAGACGATAATGAAGTGGCCAAGCTATCCAAGTTACGTGCACTAAGCCTTATCTGGATTCTCTTTTGCTGTCCTAAAAATGCACTTGCTGCTTCTTTTGAACTATGTGACTCAGTGGCAACAGAGGAACTCCATAATCATGGGCTTTACTTTCTTCGTCAGATTACAAGTGAATTTGAGCCAAATGATGTAGCTAATCACGTGGATTCTAAAAAGGGTGGAATTGTATTGTCTACAGATTCCGACAATCCAATGCACGAAACGGAGGAGATCACTCATCATGGGCTAGTGTCACACGACAATCACAAGTCTGATGGTCCACCTCTTATCTTGAAGAAATGCTTGCTGGGACTG GTTGTTAGCAAAAATTTACCACTGAGAAAGTGGATGTTCTTGAGGTATAAGAAGTTCTGTACTTCCGCATCATCACAAGTTGCTTCCAAAATCACCTCTCTTCTGGAGGAAGTGTTTCAGTCCTTTGCTGAACAGGTTAAGGCTGCGGATGATCAATTAAATAGCATCGAGGACAATTCCATTGCATCCAAGAATTTCAGTGCACAATATTTGGGCCTCAAAAGACAGAATTCTGAAATTTGCAGAAGAGATGGTCCGTATGTTAATAACTTGACTGAAAAGTTATTAGATCAAAAACTGACAGATTCACGTCCACTGATTTCTCCTGAAACCCCTATGCGCGTAACAGTTGGATCGAATGTTGATGTTGGAGGACCAAGATCCATGGATTTTGACACATCTGATGCTGGGGAGGTATTGCGACCCAGATCCTCTACACCAAGAGACCTGTTAAATAATCAGATGCATTCTCCTATTAGGAGAAAATCATTTGACATGAGGAGTAATTCATTCGAAG GTTCTATTGGCCATTTACAATTGCCTTTCGACTCTCCTCAACCTCATATGCCACTGCCATCCCCCTCCACAAGTCACGGGAGTTGGTTCTCTGATGGGGATCCAGCAGCAATGGATATTTTTTCAGCTTCAAGACGACTGTGGTTGGGTTCTTTGGGCCCTGATGCATCTGAAGCACTAGTCAGGTTCCAATTTGAAAAGTTTGGTCCAACAGAGCAGTTCTTATACCATCCTTATAAGGGATTTGCATCAGTTGAGTACAAAAACTTAATGGACGCAGTAAGGGCCAGGGGATATATGAGGGGATGTGCTCCTTGGGGTGCTCCTCTCCATGTAAAGTTCTTGGATATAGGATTAGGCACAAGGGGGGCTATAAATGGTGTTGCAATTGGTTCTTGCTGTCATGTTTATGTTGGAAATGTTCCAACTCAATGGGCCAAGGATGAGATTCTGCATGAAATTAAGAAAGTGGTTTACAAAGGCCCGCTTATGCTTACTGATCTTAGGAGTGAAATGGCAGTACTTATGGAGTTTGGAAACCCTGAAGAAGCAGCAAATGTGATGGCACATCTTAGACAGTGGCGTAAGGAAAGCTGCAAGTATCTTCTACCTTCAAATGTTGGCCCGGCTAATGCAAGAATGCACTTGGAAAGTTCGAGACATGGGCCCATCACACCTGCTTACTTTAGAAGCAAGTCTGGTAATAGTTTTACTGAATCACCCCATGCTCAAACAGTGCTTGAGAGTCCCTCTGAGAGTTACAGAACAAAAATGTCAAGTCTGAGTACTTTACTTGCATCATTACgtgcaaaatataatattgcatcTAACGGAAATTATTGTGAAAGCTATAATAACGGAAATTATCAAGCTGCTTCTGTGAGAGAAGATGGATTACCAACAAACACTCTTTGGATCAGCCTCCCGAAGAGCAACTCCTCAGGTGTCACTGATGATGAGGTTATGATCATCTGTAATCTTGCACTAAGTGGAGTAGGCTCAGTTGTGAGTATAACCAGAGCATATATGCCTACGGGACTTGGTTGGTATGTTGAATGCAGTAGCATAGATGCTGCAAGTACCGTTTTGAAGATTCTACGTGCTTCTCAAGGGATTTTCTTCCAAGTTGAATTTAG TTATCCTGGGAAGCACCATGGCACATCTCTCCAAGTGAAACAGGATAGCTGCAATTCAGATTCTCCACGAG GTAGTCGTGGGGGTTTAGTTGCTAATGAACAAATGTGGACGTATAATAATCCTAAAACAGAAATCTATCCTGCACAAGGGACTCATTCTTTCATGACCACTGCATCACAGGGACCACCTTTACCTCCACAGCCAAATTATGCATCTTCATCGATGAGGCCTTATTTTCCTCTAAGCAATTGCTGGGAGGCACGGAGCTTGAGTAATCCTCATCCGCCTAATCCAGCCTCAGTGGGTCTAGTTCCAACTATTATTCATACTCCAGTGGTTCCGCCTCCATTTCTACCTCCGTCTGTGACTCCTCTTACACAAATGCCAGGAAGCTCAGTGCAGCAATTTGATCAGACATTCTTTCGTCCCGCTGTGCCACCCCCTTTGATAAACGTACCACCTCAGCCAGAGCTGGCACCTCCGTTGCCACCTCCACCATCATCTCCTCCTCCTTTACCTCAATCTCTTCCACCTGTAGTTCCTCCTCCACCTAGTTCTCCGCCACCCCTTCCACCCAGGGAGTACTCTAATGTGGTCAGTTCAGGACCATGTATAGCTCACAGTTGGCAGGGTACATTGAGTAAAAGTGGGGTTCATTATTGTACAGTTAATGCACAAAGGCTTCATTCTGATATGTGCAAGTATTCAAATGCTTCCTCAGAACCTGCAGA ATGGCCAGCTAAATTAGATATGACAAAGCGCACGGATTTTCGACATGTGAAGACAACTTTTTCTAGCACACCAGCACACAAA agagAAGTATGCCAGTTGCTCCCTTCTGCCGCAGGAGATTATAAAGGA TTTCAggattttatttcatatttaaagcAGAGGGAATGCGCTGGTGTAATTAAAATTCCAGCAGCAAGACCCATGTGGGCGAGGCTCCTCTTCATTCTCCCTTACTCACCTGAAGTAGTGTCCATGCTCTCTATTAGTCCAACTTCAACAGATTGCCTTGTTGCTTTGGTTTTGCCGAAGGAAACAAATTTTGAATGGGTATGA